One Heyndrickxia oleronia genomic window, ATTTAATTGATTTTTCTTAGAGACCCACTCAATAAACTCCTGTGAACTTAAGGAATGATTATCAGCATAGAGGTTAGCTATTTCCCATAGAGATTGTCCTTCATTAACGACAATTTCTTGATAGCCTGATGTATCTTCATCACTCGAGATCAATATATATAATCCTAAAAGGATCGAAATAACTACTAA contains:
- the yneA gene encoding cell division suppressor protein YneA: MITLWKKYSYVIMLVVISILLGLYILISSDEDTSGYQEIVVNEGQSLWEIANLYADNHSLSSQEFIEWVSKKNQLNEDNIKAGEKLIIPVKAKHLLNDNSKLAYDME